Proteins co-encoded in one uncultured Bacteroides sp. genomic window:
- a CDS encoding TonB-dependent receptor, producing MKNKRQIKQLSLFGLFPRLSMVALFFMIASLASAQNKSINGTIVDAKNEPVIGASVMVKGTTNGTISDLDGNFTLKNVASSATLQVTYIGYVSQTIPVGGKSNIKIVLQENSQVLDEVVVVGYGVQKKTDVTGAMARIGDKELKAMPVKDAFQAMQGKVAGVDITSNQRPGETGSIKIRGVRSLSVDNDPLCVVDGMVIQSGGIDNINPSDIESIDILKDASATAIYGSRGANGVILVTTKHGKDGKVTLNYSGSVTMEKMYDVTEYMNAAEWLDYARLAKYNIGTYKSATPSYAADLAAWGSVGASFANIAKGWTDNNTVYDSSKVGNYDWSKYGKQTGLSTEHTLSASGGSEKFQGYGSFGYLRQEGTQPGELYQRYTAKTSFDASPLKWFKMGTSMNLSWGDQDYGYNFAKSVTGAGDLYSALKGMLPWTVPYDENGDYIRNPAAGDVNIINPINELSYTVNNRQTLRATGSFYAQMDLGEIWNPLKGLKVRTQFGPEFKYYRTGTFYDKRGINGDGNNTASYNNYQTRAWTLDNLMYYDRTFAKDHKIGLTLMQSSSASHYEYGTMKALGVATSSELWYNMSSVSALNSFGTGLSESQMESYMMRANYGFKDRYLLTASIRWDGASRLADGNKWSSFPSLALGWRIDQESFMKNIKWVDALKLRLGMGTTGNSTVPVYGTKGGVSTLYYNWGATASTIGYVASDPSQASPAKMANPKLGWERTTQYNLGLDYGLLKGRINGNIDVYKTKTNDLLMAMSIPSLTGYTSTFANVGKTEGWGIDLQLNTVNVKTRDFTWTTNLTWSKDKSKITELANGNQKNIGSAWFVGQEIGVFYDFVYDGIWKTSEATEAAKYGRKPGQIKVKDLNIDGKIDANNDMKIVGSQRPAWSGGITNTFNYKNLEFSFFIYTRWGSTFKGGAVTLDGRYMQRKVDYWVAGTNENAKYYSPGSTKSETADTYNSSMNYQDGSFIKVRNVNLGYNFTQKQLKKIGFSSLKVYAQCMNPFMIYKKCDFLDTDLSSYDNNTVTTGSATTTRGLVFGVNVGF from the coding sequence ATGAAAAACAAAAGGCAAATTAAACAACTGAGTCTTTTTGGTTTATTTCCTAGGCTTTCCATGGTCGCCTTATTCTTTATGATTGCTTCATTGGCATCTGCACAGAATAAATCGATTAATGGAACTATAGTTGATGCAAAAAATGAACCAGTTATTGGTGCTAGTGTTATGGTAAAAGGAACCACAAACGGTACTATTTCTGATCTTGACGGTAATTTTACATTAAAGAATGTAGCTAGTAGTGCAACTTTACAAGTTACTTATATTGGTTATGTCTCTCAAACTATTCCAGTAGGAGGTAAAAGCAATATAAAAATTGTATTGCAGGAAAATTCTCAGGTTCTGGATGAAGTTGTTGTTGTTGGTTATGGTGTTCAAAAGAAGACAGACGTAACAGGTGCAATGGCACGTATTGGTGACAAAGAACTGAAAGCAATGCCGGTTAAGGATGCTTTTCAAGCAATGCAAGGTAAGGTTGCCGGTGTAGATATTACTTCAAACCAACGTCCGGGTGAAACTGGAAGCATTAAGATTCGTGGTGTTCGTTCTTTAAGTGTAGACAATGATCCGTTGTGTGTTGTTGATGGAATGGTTATTCAGAGTGGTGGTATTGATAACATTAATCCGAGTGACATCGAGTCAATCGATATTCTGAAAGATGCTTCTGCAACTGCTATTTATGGTTCTCGTGGTGCCAATGGTGTGATCCTGGTAACAACCAAACACGGTAAAGATGGTAAGGTAACCTTAAATTATTCTGGTTCAGTAACTATGGAAAAAATGTATGATGTTACTGAATATATGAATGCTGCTGAATGGTTGGATTATGCTCGTTTGGCAAAATACAATATTGGTACTTACAAATCTGCTACTCCTTCTTATGCTGCCGACTTAGCTGCATGGGGTTCTGTAGGTGCTTCTTTCGCAAATATAGCTAAAGGTTGGACAGACAACAATACTGTGTATGACAGTAGCAAAGTGGGTAATTATGACTGGAGCAAATACGGTAAACAGACAGGTCTTTCAACAGAACATACATTGAGTGCATCAGGTGGTTCTGAAAAATTCCAGGGTTATGGTTCATTCGGTTATTTACGTCAGGAAGGTACACAACCTGGTGAGTTGTACCAACGTTACACTGCAAAGACAAGCTTTGACGCTTCTCCATTAAAATGGTTTAAGATGGGAACATCAATGAATCTTTCCTGGGGTGATCAGGATTATGGTTATAACTTTGCAAAATCAGTGACAGGTGCTGGTGATTTATATTCTGCTTTGAAAGGTATGCTTCCGTGGACAGTTCCTTATGATGAGAACGGTGATTATATTCGTAACCCGGCAGCTGGTGATGTTAATATCATCAACCCTATTAACGAACTTAGCTATACTGTAAATAATCGTCAGACACTTCGTGCTACAGGAAGTTTCTATGCACAAATGGATCTTGGAGAGATATGGAATCCTTTGAAAGGTTTAAAAGTCCGTACTCAGTTTGGTCCTGAATTTAAATATTATCGTACAGGTACTTTCTATGATAAAAGAGGTATAAATGGTGATGGTAATAATACAGCTTCTTATAATAACTATCAGACACGTGCCTGGACATTAGATAATTTGATGTATTATGATCGCACTTTTGCTAAAGATCACAAAATAGGTTTGACTTTGATGCAGTCATCATCTGCTAGTCATTATGAATATGGTACAATGAAAGCTCTCGGCGTTGCTACTTCTTCTGAATTGTGGTACAATATGAGCTCAGTTAGTGCTTTAAATTCATTTGGTACAGGGTTGTCTGAATCTCAGATGGAATCATATATGATGCGTGCCAACTATGGCTTTAAAGATAGGTATTTATTAACTGCTTCAATTCGTTGGGATGGCGCTTCTCGACTAGCTGATGGTAACAAATGGTCTAGTTTCCCCTCGTTAGCTTTAGGTTGGCGTATTGATCAGGAAAGTTTTATGAAAAACATAAAATGGGTAGATGCATTAAAACTTCGTTTGGGTATGGGTACAACAGGTAACTCTACAGTACCTGTTTATGGAACTAAAGGTGGTGTCTCTACCTTGTATTATAATTGGGGAGCTACTGCATCTACAATAGGTTATGTTGCATCTGATCCTTCACAGGCATCTCCGGCAAAAATGGCAAATCCTAAATTGGGCTGGGAGAGAACTACACAGTATAACCTAGGTTTGGATTACGGATTGTTAAAGGGACGTATCAATGGTAATATTGATGTTTATAAAACCAAAACAAACGATTTGTTAATGGCAATGTCTATACCTTCATTGACTGGTTATACATCTACTTTTGCTAATGTTGGTAAGACTGAAGGTTGGGGTATTGATTTGCAACTAAATACTGTTAATGTAAAAACCCGTGATTTTACATGGACTACTAATTTAACCTGGTCGAAAGATAAGAGTAAGATTACAGAACTGGCCAATGGAAATCAAAAAAATATAGGTAGTGCATGGTTTGTAGGTCAGGAAATTGGTGTTTTCTATGACTTTGTTTATGATGGAATCTGGAAAACGTCCGAAGCTACTGAAGCTGCTAAGTATGGTCGTAAACCAGGACAAATCAAAGTGAAGGATTTAAATATTGATGGAAAGATAGATGCCAATAACGATATGAAAATAGTAGGTTCTCAACGTCCAGCCTGGTCTGGTGGTATTACCAATACATTCAATTACAAGAATCTTGAGTTTTCATTCTTTATCTATACTCGTTGGGGATCTACATTCAAGGGTGGTGCAGTAACCTTAGACGGCCGCTATATGCAACGTAAGGTTGATTACTGGGTAGCTGGCACAAATGAAAATGCAAAATACTATTCTCCAGGTTCAACTAAAAGTGAAACAGCCGATACTTATAACTCTTCTATGAATTACCAGGATGGTTCATTCATTAAAGTACGTAATGTCAATCTTGGATATAATTTTACTCAAAAGCAGTTGAAGAAAATAGGCTTTAGTTCTTTGAAGGTTTATGCTCAATGTATGAATCCATTCATGATTTACAAGAAATGCGACTTCTTGGATACAGATCTTTCCAGCTATGATAACAACACTGTAACTACCGGTTCTGCAACTACTACAAGAGGTCTTGTGTTTGGTGTTAATGTTGGATTCTAA
- a CDS encoding rhamnogalacturonan acetylesterase, with translation MKKILLLILIPFLLSFQSSDKIRVYIAGDSTAQTYDTTKTLQRGWGQMLPSFFDDKVEVINKAKAGRSTKSFQDEGRWTEIVSDIRKGDWVIIQFGHNDTSDKPERHASPEDYRKNLIKFITDVRRKKANPILLTSVVMRTFKDGALVDDRLKVYPGITREVAKEYNVPMIDINLKTRDLILKLGDEKSKSLYMWLEPGVDPSKPDGSKDDTHSLEAGAKQIAKYVAEGIKELKLNGIYKHIK, from the coding sequence ATGAAGAAGATCTTATTGTTAATCTTGATCCCTTTTCTATTAAGTTTTCAGAGTTCGGATAAGATTCGTGTTTACATTGCGGGCGACTCAACTGCCCAGACATATGATACAACTAAAACTTTGCAGAGAGGGTGGGGGCAAATGTTACCTTCCTTTTTTGACGACAAGGTTGAAGTAATTAATAAAGCAAAGGCTGGGAGAAGTACCAAGTCTTTTCAGGACGAAGGAAGATGGACTGAAATTGTATCTGATATAAGGAAAGGCGATTGGGTAATTATTCAATTTGGGCACAATGATACTTCAGATAAACCTGAACGTCATGCATCTCCGGAAGACTACCGGAAAAACCTGATTAAATTCATCACTGATGTTCGCCGGAAAAAAGCAAATCCCATTCTATTGACTTCTGTTGTAATGAGAACATTCAAAGATGGAGCTTTGGTTGACGACCGTCTGAAAGTATACCCCGGAATCACTCGGGAAGTGGCTAAAGAATACAATGTCCCAATGATTGATATTAATCTAAAGACAAGAGATCTTATTTTAAAGCTGGGAGATGAGAAATCAAAATCCTTATATATGTGGTTAGAGCCGGGAGTAGACCCATCGAAACCTGATGGAAGCAAAGATGATACTCATTCCTTAGAAGCTGGTGCCAAGCAAATAGCTAAATATGTTGCTGAGGGTATTAAAGAACTGAAATTAAACGGTATATATAAACATATAAAATAG
- a CDS encoding glycoside hydrolase family 88 protein, translated as MKKKILIPFLLIAFASIHSSAQIIPDQKETLKTTMLVNDYFMKKYSDPGIPTFVGRVRPSNIWTRGVYYEGLMELHSILPREDYYEYAYNWASYHKWGLRNGNTTRNADDQCCGQTYIDLYRINPSPEKLKNIKLSIDMVVNTPQNDDWSWVDAVQMAMPVFAKLGKTFNEQKYFDKMWEMYSYTRNNHGKNGLFNSKDGLWWRDKDFVPPYKEPNGEDCYWSRGNGWVYAALVRVLNEIPANEKHRPDYLNDFAAMSKALKKCQRTDGFWNVSLHDSTNFGGKETSGTALFVYGMAWGISNGYLDRKEYLPIVIKAWNAMVKDAVHPDGLLGYVQGTGKEPKDGQPVSYDNVPDFEDYGVGCFLLAGTEVYKLK; from the coding sequence ATGAAGAAAAAAATATTAATCCCATTTCTACTAATAGCCTTTGCTTCCATTCATTCATCGGCTCAGATAATTCCGGATCAGAAAGAGACATTGAAAACAACAATGCTGGTGAATGATTATTTTATGAAGAAATATTCTGATCCAGGTATTCCTACATTCGTTGGAAGAGTCAGGCCAAGCAATATATGGACCCGTGGAGTTTATTACGAAGGGTTAATGGAATTACACTCCATATTGCCTAGAGAAGACTATTATGAATATGCTTATAACTGGGCCAGTTATCATAAATGGGGATTAAGAAACGGAAATACCACACGCAATGCTGACGATCAGTGCTGCGGGCAAACTTACATTGATCTTTACCGCATAAATCCGTCGCCCGAAAAGCTGAAGAATATAAAGCTATCTATTGATATGGTAGTAAATACTCCTCAGAATGACGACTGGTCGTGGGTTGATGCCGTACAGATGGCTATGCCGGTTTTCGCCAAATTAGGTAAGACCTTTAACGAGCAAAAGTATTTTGATAAAATGTGGGAAATGTATTCATATACCCGGAATAATCATGGAAAAAACGGATTGTTTAATTCTAAAGACGGACTGTGGTGGAGAGATAAAGATTTTGTTCCTCCCTACAAAGAGCCCAACGGGGAAGATTGTTATTGGTCAAGAGGAAATGGATGGGTATATGCGGCATTAGTACGTGTTCTCAACGAAATTCCAGCCAATGAGAAACACCGTCCTGATTATCTGAATGATTTTGCTGCAATGAGCAAGGCTTTAAAAAAGTGTCAGCGTACAGATGGATTCTGGAATGTAAGCTTGCACGATTCTACTAATTTCGGAGGAAAAGAAACATCGGGCACGGCACTATTTGTTTATGGAATGGCTTGGGGAATATCCAACGGTTATCTGGATAGAAAAGAATATCTTCCGATTGTAATAAAAGCATGGAACGCTATGGTTAAAGATGCTGTTCATCCTGATGGACTTCTGGGATATGTTCAGGGAACAGGGAAAGAGCCCAAGGACGGACAGCCGGTATCCTATGATAATGTTCCCGATTTTGAAGATTACGGGGTGGGATGCTTCCTTTTAGCAGGAACTGAAGTTTATAAATTAAAATAA
- a CDS encoding IS3 family transposase — translation MLHTAKPEYKLVPLCKLFGVSRQAFYQCKDFDFEHEQFKCCILEYVREIRKEAPRAGCQKLFVMCRNFFGEDFRLGRDAFYRLLRDSGLMIRIRHRHTRTTNSYHNYRLYPNLIRGYVPTAPNQLWVSDITYIPLSFRFCFLSLVTDAYTREIVGWVLAPTLEYKYTQQALQNAIDCVNTDIKELIHHSDRGVQYAYDSYINLLTSNGIKISMTENGDPLENALAERVNGILKQEWLNQYNFQTINDVRPVVERIIEYYNTKRPHASINMMTPREARQKSGELKKHWKNKYAKILESTEQNANFVCDNRTMGNVVPL, via the coding sequence GTGCTGCATACTGCGAAACCGGAGTATAAGCTGGTTCCGCTATGTAAACTGTTTGGCGTAAGCCGTCAGGCGTTTTATCAGTGTAAAGACTTTGATTTTGAACATGAGCAATTCAAATGTTGTATACTGGAGTATGTCCGTGAAATCCGTAAAGAGGCTCCCCGGGCAGGCTGTCAAAAACTATTTGTTATGTGCCGCAACTTCTTTGGGGAAGACTTCCGCCTGGGGCGGGATGCTTTCTACCGTCTTTTGCGCGATTCGGGATTGATGATACGAATACGTCACCGGCATACCCGTACAACAAATTCTTATCATAATTACCGTTTGTATCCCAATCTGATACGGGGGTATGTCCCCACAGCCCCGAATCAGCTGTGGGTATCGGACATTACATATATCCCTTTATCGTTTAGATTTTGTTTTCTCTCATTGGTTACCGACGCCTATACACGCGAAATTGTAGGCTGGGTATTGGCCCCTACTTTGGAATATAAGTACACTCAGCAAGCTCTTCAGAATGCGATAGACTGTGTTAATACAGATATTAAAGAATTAATCCATCATTCTGATAGAGGTGTACAATATGCATATGATTCATACATTAATCTACTTACATCGAATGGAATTAAAATCAGTATGACCGAGAACGGAGATCCTTTGGAGAATGCTCTGGCTGAACGGGTAAACGGTATTTTAAAGCAGGAATGGCTGAATCAATATAACTTTCAGACTATAAATGATGTACGTCCGGTTGTGGAAAGGATCATTGAATACTATAACACCAAAAGACCCCATGCAAGCATAAATATGATGACTCCCAGGGAAGCTCGTCAGAAGAGTGGTGAATTGAAGAAACATTGGAAGAATAAGTATGCAAAAATATTGGAATCAACAGAACAGAACGCTAACTTTGTATGCGACAACAGAACGATGGGAAACGTTGTACCATTGTAA
- a CDS encoding IS30 family transposase has translation MKHLTQEQRYEISAYLHSGKSKSEIASLVKVHKSTIGREIIRNSYGSWHQYMPREAQKKADLRKKCRPGKVVFTQEMKALAKDLLIEFNYSPEQISGRCKLQSIPMVSHEILYQWIWKDKRQKGRLYKYLRRRGRKNKKRGSEYNSRGILKNRRTIDQRPAIVEERKRFGDFEIDSIIGKNKKSALMTINDRLTGRLWIRKLKGRDPKSMADTAIKCLTSFKGKIFTITSDNGFEFAFHKKIETKLRINFYFAKPYHSWERGANENINGLVRQYFPKGTDFSEVTEKQVEIVENLINSRPRKRLGYYTPMEFINTLKKHRRELRL, from the coding sequence ATGAAACATTTAACCCAAGAACAAAGATATGAAATTTCTGCATATCTTCACAGTGGAAAAAGTAAAAGTGAGATAGCCTCTCTTGTAAAGGTTCATAAAAGTACCATAGGCCGTGAAATCATTCGTAATTCTTATGGCTCCTGGCATCAGTACATGCCCCGTGAAGCTCAAAAGAAAGCTGACTTAAGAAAGAAATGTCGCCCTGGGAAAGTAGTCTTTACCCAAGAAATGAAGGCTCTTGCAAAGGATCTGCTAATAGAATTTAATTATAGTCCGGAACAGATATCAGGTCGGTGCAAATTACAGTCGATTCCCATGGTTTCTCATGAAATACTTTATCAATGGATCTGGAAAGATAAACGTCAGAAAGGACGCCTTTATAAATATTTGCGCCGAAGAGGGCGAAAAAACAAAAAACGCGGCTCTGAATATAATAGTAGAGGGATACTTAAAAATCGCAGAACTATTGATCAAAGACCTGCCATTGTAGAGGAACGCAAAAGGTTTGGTGATTTTGAAATAGATTCTATAATTGGAAAGAATAAAAAGAGTGCACTAATGACCATTAATGATAGGCTTACCGGACGCTTATGGATACGCAAACTTAAGGGGCGTGATCCAAAATCAATGGCAGATACGGCTATTAAATGTTTAACATCATTTAAAGGGAAAATCTTCACTATAACCTCGGATAATGGGTTTGAGTTTGCTTTTCATAAAAAAATAGAAACAAAATTGAGAATTAATTTCTATTTTGCCAAACCCTATCATTCTTGGGAAAGAGGAGCAAATGAAAATATAAATGGATTAGTCAGGCAATACTTTCCTAAGGGGACAGACTTTAGTGAAGTAACTGAAAAACAGGTAGAAATAGTAGAAAATTTAATTAATTCAAGACCGAGAAAAAGGTTGGGATATTATACCCCAATGGAGTTTATTAATACATTAAAAAAACATAGGAGAGAGTTGCGTTTATAA
- a CDS encoding beta-galactosidase produces MKRFLLFALCFCAVALFSFSQNKKSWFPDKDLIQTGVYYYPEHWNESQWERDFKQMHDLGFEFTHFAEFAWAQLEPQEGKYDFAWLDRAVALAAKYKLKVIMCTSTATPPVWLSRKYPEVLIKQEDGTVLDHGARQHASFASPLYRELSFKMIEKLAQHYGNDSRIVGWQLDNEPAVQFDFNPKAELGFRDFLKKKYNNDIKSLNDAWGTAFWSEQYSSFDEITLPKMRQMFMNHHQILDYRRFAAEQTNSFLNDQCLLIKKYVKNQWVTTNYIPSYEDGHIGGSKDLDFLSYTRYMVYGENEGIGRRGYRVGNPLRIAFANDFFRPFKGTYGVMELQPGQVNWGGINPQPLPGAVRLWLWSVFAGGSDFVCTYRYRQPLYGTEQYHYGIVGSDGVTVTPGGKEYQQFMQEVKQLRKEASPREDKPKEYLARKTAILFNHENSWSIQRQKQNATWNTMAHVDKYYRQLKAFGAPVDFISEDKDFSAYPVMIAPAYQLVDDALIARWTEYVKNGGNLILTCRTGHKDRSGRLFEAPFRSKIDNLTGNKVDFYDLLLPEDPGTVAMDGKKYNWNTWGEILIPGKDSEVWATYTNEFYDGKPAVTMHHLGKGTVTYVGVDSKDGSLEKDVLTKLYSVLHIPVMDLPYGVTMEYRNGLGIVLNYSDKPYEFQLPKGSKILIGDTMIPTAGVLVFK; encoded by the coding sequence ATGAAAAGATTTCTATTATTTGCTCTTTGTTTCTGTGCAGTCGCTCTTTTCTCATTCTCACAGAATAAGAAGTCATGGTTTCCCGATAAGGATTTGATTCAGACGGGAGTTTATTATTATCCTGAACACTGGAACGAAAGTCAGTGGGAAAGAGATTTTAAGCAAATGCACGATCTGGGGTTTGAGTTTACTCACTTTGCCGAGTTTGCCTGGGCGCAGCTGGAACCACAGGAAGGAAAATACGATTTCGCCTGGCTTGACAGAGCTGTAGCTTTGGCTGCCAAGTATAAACTGAAAGTAATAATGTGTACTTCAACTGCTACGCCTCCGGTGTGGTTGAGTCGTAAATATCCTGAAGTTCTTATCAAACAGGAAGATGGCACTGTGCTGGATCATGGTGCTCGTCAACATGCATCGTTTGCTTCTCCACTTTACAGAGAGCTCTCTTTCAAGATGATTGAAAAACTGGCTCAGCATTATGGAAACGATTCACGCATTGTGGGTTGGCAATTAGATAATGAACCTGCAGTTCAGTTCGACTTTAATCCAAAAGCAGAGCTGGGATTCCGTGATTTCCTGAAAAAGAAATATAATAATGATATTAAGTCTCTGAATGATGCATGGGGAACTGCATTCTGGAGCGAGCAGTATAGCTCGTTTGATGAAATAACTCTTCCTAAAATGCGTCAGATGTTTATGAATCATCATCAGATACTCGATTATCGTCGTTTTGCCGCAGAGCAGACAAACTCTTTCCTGAACGACCAGTGTTTGCTGATAAAAAAGTATGTTAAGAATCAGTGGGTGACCACCAACTATATTCCTAGCTATGAGGATGGGCACATTGGCGGAAGTAAAGATCTGGATTTCCTTTCTTATACCCGTTACATGGTTTATGGAGAAAATGAAGGGATCGGCAGGAGAGGATACCGTGTGGGTAATCCATTACGAATTGCCTTTGCCAACGATTTTTTCCGTCCTTTTAAAGGAACATACGGCGTGATGGAACTTCAACCGGGACAGGTAAACTGGGGAGGTATTAACCCTCAGCCACTTCCCGGTGCAGTAAGATTGTGGTTGTGGAGTGTATTTGCCGGAGGCAGTGATTTTGTATGTACCTATCGTTACCGTCAGCCATTGTATGGTACTGAGCAATATCATTACGGAATTGTTGGCTCTGATGGAGTAACAGTAACTCCGGGTGGAAAAGAGTACCAGCAGTTTATGCAGGAGGTAAAACAATTGCGTAAAGAGGCTTCTCCCCGCGAAGATAAACCCAAAGAATATTTGGCACGTAAAACTGCCATCCTCTTTAATCATGAAAATTCGTGGAGCATTCAACGCCAGAAGCAAAATGCAACCTGGAATACAATGGCTCATGTGGATAAATACTATCGCCAGTTAAAAGCATTTGGAGCACCTGTCGATTTTATAAGCGAAGATAAGGACTTCAGTGCATATCCAGTTATGATAGCTCCTGCCTATCAGTTGGTAGACGATGCCTTGATTGCCCGCTGGACTGAATACGTAAAGAATGGCGGTAACTTGATTCTTACCTGCCGTACGGGACATAAGGATCGAAGCGGACGATTGTTTGAAGCGCCATTCCGTTCCAAGATTGATAATCTGACTGGAAATAAAGTGGATTTCTATGACCTGCTTTTACCCGAAGATCCTGGAACTGTAGCCATGGATGGGAAAAAGTATAATTGGAATACCTGGGGCGAAATATTGATTCCCGGCAAAGATTCTGAAGTCTGGGCTACTTATACTAATGAATTCTATGATGGCAAGCCGGCAGTAACGATGCATCATTTAGGAAAAGGAACTGTCACTTACGTGGGTGTTGATTCCAAAGATGGCTCACTGGAGAAAGATGTGCTGACAAAACTCTATTCCGTTCTTCATATTCCGGTAATGGACTTGCCTTACGGAGTAACAATGGAATATAGAAATGGACTGGGCATCGTTCTTAATTATTCTGATAAACCTTATGAATTTCAGTTGCCAAAGGGTAGTAAGATCCTGATTGGAGATACAATGATTCCTACTGCCGGAGTATTAGTCTTTAAATAG